TTCCTGGGAATCGCCGGTCGACTGGTCGACATCGACGACCACTGGCTCACGGCGCTGGTGCTCGCTGCGGCCCTCAACGGCGGACTGGTGCTCACGGGCGTCGGCGGGCTGGTCTCGCTCGGCGCTGCCGCGGCCGGCTTCGGCGCGATGTTGAACGACTACATCGGGTAGGCGCCAGCCCGATCAGCGCTGCTGGTCGTCCGCGTTCTCGATGATCTCGTCGGGGTCCTGGATGTCGGCCCCGATGTCGCCGGACTTGACCGCCTCTGCCTCCTGTTCCATCGCTTCGATGTCGACGTCCTCCGTCGCTTCGAGGATCTCTTCGATGTCGTCCAGGCCGAGCATCTCGCGGGTCTCGGCGTCGAACTCGAGCCCCTCGAGTATCTCGCCGTCGGTCCGGGTGTCGGAGCCGGTGAGGTGTTTGCCGTAGCGGCCGACCAGCGAGGTCAGTTCCTGGGGCAGGACGAACGTCGTCGATTCGCCCTTGCCGATCTCCTCGAGGGTCTCCATGCCGCGTTCGATGACGGCGCGTTCGCCCATCGCCTCGGCGGATTTGGCCCGCAGGACCGTCGAGATGGCGTCACCCTGTGCTTCGAGGATCTGGCTTTGCTTTTCACCCTGCGCGCGGATGATGTTCGACCGCTTGTCCCCCTCTGCTTTCTCGATCGCGCTCCGGCGTTCACCCTGTGCTTCGAGGATCATCGCACGGCGGCGACGCTCGGCGGAGGTCTGCTGTTCCATCGCCTGCTGGACGTCCGTACTCGGGTTGACCTCCCGGACCTCGACGCTCTCGACGCGGATCCCCCACTCGTCTGTCGGCTCGTCCAGTTCCTCGCGGATCTTCGAGTTGATCTGCTGGCGCTTGTTGAGCGTATCGTCCAGTTCCATGTCACCCAGCACCGCTCGCAACGTCGTCTGGGCCAGATTCGACACCGCGCGCTCGTACTGCTGGACCTCTAAGAACGCCTTCTTTGCGTCCATGACCCGGATGTAGACGACGGCGTCGGCGGTCACCGGCGAGTTGTCACGGGTAATCGCCTCCTGGCGCGGAACGTCCAGCGTCTGGGTACGCATATCGAAGACGTAGGTCTTGGAGACGAACGGCGGGATGAAGTGGATCCCCGGCTCGAGCAGGCGACGGAACTCCCCGAAGACGGTCACCGCGCGTTTCTCGTAGGCCTCGACGACCTCGACGGCGGAGTACACCGTCGCGACGGCGATCGACAGCAGGAGAAAGCCCGCGATCAGCACGGGATCGACCGTGAAACTGACCCCGAGTGCCCCGCTCGACAGCACGGCCAGCAGCGCAGCGATGACCAGTGCCGCGAGGATGATTGCAGTTGCGTTGTTCGCCGTCTTCCGGACGCGCGGAATGGATGACTTGTCCATACTTGAGACATGGTGACACACACGCAAAGTCTCGTCGCCCGTGACTGTCACTCCAGTTTGGCCCCGCAGGCCGGACACTTCGGGCCAGACTCGCCTTCGACCGGCTCGACCGCGAGCTGGCATCGCTCGCACCACCGCAGGTTGCCTCCCTCGCCGTCAGGTGTATCGTGGGTCATATTACCAATCACCAATCGTGCCGGGGAGTGCCTCTCGACGGAACGACGCCTACCGGCCGTGTTCCTCGTGGGCGCTGGCGAGGTGGCGGCCGGCAAGCGCACCCAGCAGCGAGAGTTCGCCGGCAAGCCCGGCCGCGGCGATGACTTCTGCGAGTGCGTCGCCGTTCGTGCCGACGGGGTCGCCACCGCCGGCGAGGCCGAGCACGTCCAGCGCCTCCGACTGGGTCGGCAGGCCGGTCCCGCCGCCGACGGTCCCGACCGGCAACGAGGAGAAGGTCACGGATGCGTAGAGGCCGTCCTCGCGGGCCTCGACGCTCGTGATCGCGTTCGACCCGTCGACGACGTGCGCCTCGTCCTGGCCCAGCGCGAGGAAGGCCGCGCCGACGACGTTGGCGACGTGAGCGTTGAACCCCAGACTGGCGGCCTTGGCGCTGCCGACCAGGTTCTTGCGCGTGTTGACTTCGGCGATGGCCTCGGCGGTCGTCCCGAATCGGTCCTCGACGACCTCGCTGGGCAGGAAGACGTCGGCCGCGACGGTGTAGCCGCGTCCCTCGACGGCGTTGATCGCGGCGGGCTTCTTGTCTGTACAGAGGTTCCCCGAGACCGCCACCAGCGAGGCGGGAGTCTTTTCTTCGACCACTTCGGCGACCGAGCGGCTGGCGATGGTCACCATGTTCATTCCCATGGCGTCGCCGGTGTCGAAATCGAACCGGAGGAAGACGTTGTCGCCGACGACGTACGGCGTCACCTCGTTGAACGCGATGTGCGGGTCGGTCTCCTCGGCGACCTCGGCGATCAGGTCCTCGTTGTCCTCGACCCACTCGACGACCTCGGCGGCCTCTGTGACGCCCGACACCGAGAAGACGGGCGCGCGGGTGATCCCGTACTTCAGCACCTCGGCCTTCGCGCCGCCGGCCTCGCGGATGGCTCCCATCCCGCGGTTGACGCTAGCGACGAGCGCCCCCTCGGTCGTCGCGAGTGGCACGTAGAAGTCGTCGTCGGCCGCCGATCCATCGATCGGGAGCGGCCCGGCGACTCCCATCGGAATCTGGGCCGCGCCGACCATGTTCTCGATGTTGGGCTCGGCGCGGTCGGCGGGGAACGAGTAGTCGCCGACCGTCTCCAGGTCGGCCCCGACTTCCTCGGCCAGCAGTTGCCGGCGAGCCGCGGCTGCCGTGTCGGCGTCGGCGTGGTCTTCGAGTTCGTACAGCCGGAGATCGCCCTCCCTGACGCGCTCGGCGAGGTCTGCTGCGCTTGGCATGCCAACAGATGACGGTCCCGAGACCCTAAACGTTGCTTTTGATACTGCCGGCTGTAACAAACTGAAGGAATTCGCCACCCCGGGGGGCGAATATCTTTACGAACTTACAGCCGGCAGTATGAGTGTGGTGCTGTGTGCGCTGGCACGGAGTGTAGCGGCTGTGGACCGAAAGGTTATGAATGAAGTCGCCCCTATTCCAAATTAATGGCGAGTTCCACGCGTGACAGTGATCTCGACCACGAAGACGAGATCCGGATGTGGCGGGAGGACGACGTATGGGTCATCACAGACGTGGAAACCGGCGTCACGACGCAGGGGGAAACCCGAGAAGAGGCCCTGGAAATGATCGACGAAGCCGTCGCACTCCACCGTGGTGACGCCGTGGGGACTCCCGAAGAAGAACGTGAGGTGCTTCGGGATCTCGATATCGACCCTGACGAGGTCAAGGCCGCACGCGAAGAGGACGATGAACTTCCGGAATTTCTGCAGTAAAATATACGGCCCGATTTCTCGGCGGTGTTCAGATAAGGATGAATAGTGAGGCGGTGTGTTTTCTGAGTGCTCTATGCCCGAAAACACACGCCTCAGCGGAAGTATCGACCAGATCAACTTAGAGTTTGTTGAACGCGAAGCGACACCGCGACTGCTGATGAAGCTCGGTATTCAGCTGCATCTTGCTGGACTATCGCTTTCGAATACAGTTTTGATTCTTGAGGTGTTTGGTGTCGAGCGGGCACGATCGACCGTTCATAATTGGGTTCACAAAGCCGATCTACAGCCAGAGTCTGGTCAATCACCGGATCACGTTGCGGTTGATGAGACCGTGATCCGACTCAATGACGAGCGGTACTGGCTGTACGCCGCTGTCGACCCCGAAACCAACGAATTGCTCCATACAAAGCTTGAACCGACAACAAACAAGGTGATCGCTCACTCTTTCTTCGCTGAACTCTGCGAGAAACACGATGTCGACGACGCTATGTTTCTCATCGATGGGTCGTTCTCGCTGAAAGACGCCTGTCAACGACACGGCCTCGATTTCAGATATGAACGCCATGGAAATCGGAATAGTGTCGAACGTATCTTTCGTGAGATAAAACGCCGTACCTCTTCGTTCTCAAACTGTTTCAGCAACGCCCGAGCAGAGACAGCCGACGACTGGCTTCGATCGTTCGCCTTCGCATGGAATCAGCTAATCTGAACACGACCATTTCTCCGGCCGAGAAGTCGTGAAGGCCGTTACTTCCCAAATGAGTCGAGAGGGGCCTGTCTGAACGGCCCGAAAAAGTCACTTTCTGTATGATTTGACTATCAGTTTCGGCTGCTCCCGCGGTGTAGATCGAGATGATTCCGATTCACCGCTCCGAACAGACGATAGCAACCAAATCTCGCCGGTGTCTGCCGACAGCTGTCGCTCACCGCCCAGTGAACAGGCCGTGGGCTGACCCCGGTCAGCCCGCGGCCGTTGCCTGTGACGCCCGCACACCAACCCCGTTCGCTTTGACTTTCCACCGGCGTCGTAACTCTTCTTCCAGCTCGTGCCGAATCCAGTCACGGAACGTCTTGAATGTGAACTCCTCGGGCAGGTCGCGCCCGCCCCGGCGCGGGCGGGCGACGACCGCCCACCTGAGCACGAGCCACAGGTTCTCCAGCAATGCTGCGACCAACATGATGGCAAACCGCACGACAGGATCACGCGTCGTCGTGATCCCGCGTGCTTGCCGGAGTAAGCGGTAGGTTGTTTCAATGCCAGAGCGTTTCCTGTAGAGGCGTTCGATTTGCTTGGCCGAGCGATCAGTAACGCCGCACGCGACGTAGCCACGGACAACCTCACCGTGCTTGCCACGATCACCGTTCTGGTAGGAGACAGCGACCGCGAGCGGGAAGCGCAGTTCCCGCTCGCTGTCTTTGTACATGCGATAGGTCGTCATGTACGACTTGTGGACGTCGAGTTTGTCTTTCATGCGCTCGCCCTTCTTCGGAACGTGGACGACCGTTGCGGCGATATCGCGAGCACGGCGGATGACGCGCTCGTTGTAGAAGCCGCTGTCGGCAAGCAGCAGGTCGATCTCGAAGGGGTAGTTCTCGACGCGGGCGAGCACGCGCTCGACCGCGTCAGCCTCATCTTCGTCACTGCGGACATACGTCATCGCCAGCGTCACCGGCTTCTCGTTGGAGACGACGTAGGCCGTGCAATAGCGGTGGCAGGTAGTTGTCCCGTCCTTGGGAGCCATCGAGCAGAGTTCGCCGTCGTCGGCGTAGTGCTCGCCATGATAGGGGTTATCGATGAAGTCGATGGAGACGATTCTCGACCGGTCAGGGTCGAGAATCGTCATGGCGAGGCGTCCGAGCAGACGGTTAGCGACGAACTCGAGCCACGCTCGGTCGAGCGTATGGAGCCATGTGAAGACAGTGTCGTCACACGGCGTTCCGTTGGTGTCGTTGCAGGTTTCCCAAATCGAGGTCTGGTTGACGCAAGCCAAGATGACGACGAGCCAGATGTCGCCGGGGTCGAGGGGGCTCCCCTCGACACCCGGCAACGGGAGTGGAGTAATGACTTCTTCCGCTACGTCTTTCACGTCCGATGCCGAAAGGTAACCGTCTGGATCGGGGATCTTGAACACATCCAGATCCAGACACTTTCTCGTTGTTAACTCGGCGATTCAATTCCGCTGATTACGCCGGTTGGGAAGTACCGAAGGCCCTGACAAAGAATCGCTTCCACATCGTCGATCGGACCGGAAGTCACGTCAGCGACTTCGAAGCGTGGTGTGAGTGGATCGAAGGCAATATTTGAGGGTCGCGGCGATCGCCCACGGGCAGCTTCAAGTCCGTCACGCTCGACTCTTGTGACATGAACGACGCTGCCGGGATCTACGCACGCGAATCGGACGTTCTCGATCGCTACGTCCAGATCGGGGTCGCGGGCGATCGCGTCCTCGCGCTCTCGTTCCCCGAATCGCCGGACGCCGAGTCGGATACTGACCACCCGATGCTCGACCGGATCGAGGCGTACCTCGAAGGAGAAGACGACGACTTCGCGGACGTGACGGTCGCGCTGACCGTCCCGACCGACCGGCGGGGAGTCCTGGAGACGCTCCGGGAGGTGCCTTACGGCGAGGAGGTCAGCGTCGAGCAGCTGGTGCGGATGACGCCGGGGCTCGATCCCGAGAGCGACGAAGACAGAGAAACCGTCAGGACGGCGCTCGCCGAGAACCCAGCGCCGCTGTTGCTCCCCGATCACCGGGTCCGTGACGGGCCGTCGGCTGCCCCGGGCGACGTCGCCGATCACCTCCGACGGATCGAGGGACTGTAGCACGGGCCGCCGGGCTCACGCGAGTCCCTCGTGAACGACGAGTTCCAGCGCGTTGACGAGGTAGTGCGCGACGACGACCACCAGCAGGCTCCCCGAGAGGACGAACGCGCCCGCGAGCACGACCCCGAGCACGCCGGTCACGGCGATTCCGGCGCGACCCTGTGCGCCGTGGCCCAGTCCGAAGGCGACCGAGGAGACGGCGACCAGCGGCCACGGCGAGAGGTCGAATCCGGCCGCGATGACACCGATCGCGGCCGCCCGGAAGAGTAACTCCTCGACGGCGGCGATCGTCGGGAGGACGAGTCCGAGCAGGACGAGCCAGCCGCCGGGCGAGTCGGGTGCGAGCATCGACCTGAGGCGCTCGTCGTACTCGATGCCCACCACGTCGAGCGCGCGGGAGCTGGCCTCGTTGGCCGCCCAGAGTCCGACGCCGAGCGCGACCCCCCACAGCAGTGTCCGTCCGGTAGTCTCGCCAGCGCCGAGACCGAACGCTCTCGGCGGAATGGAAAAGACGACCGCACCACCGACGACCACGACCGCGAACAGCCCCTGCGTGACCGCGACGTTGGCCAGCAGCGACGCCGTCGAGAGTTCGGTCAGTCGCGGGTGGGAGAGCCGCGTCCTGACTCCGCGTCGCGAGTGGACGCCCGGATCGACGCCGACCGGTGTGAACTGCCAGTCGATCGTTGGTGGATCGCGGACAGTTCGGGCCGAAAGCCACGCGAGAACGAGAAACGCCGTTAGAACGAGGCCAGTGAGCCCGGCGAAGGCGGCCCACTGGGGGTCAGCCATCTACTGCGGGCTGGGCGAGCTGGGGCCGACCTGCCGATCCAGCGCCTTGCCGGTGATCGACCGCAGGCGGTCGACCAGCGAGTCCTTCTCGGGTTCGCCCGCCAGCGCGACTTCGAGCACCTCGGAGAGGTGCTGGACGGGGATGATCTCGATCTGGTCCTTGTACTCGTCTTCGATCATCACGTCCTGCTCGTTGGCCGCGGGGATGATGATCCGGTCGATCCCGGACTTGGCCGCGGCCTCGATCTTGTGGGTGACGCCGCCGACCGGCAGCACGTCACCGCGCACGGACAGCGAGCCGGTCATCGCGACATCCTGCTCGATGGGGATGTTCTCCAGCGCGGAGATAACGGCCGTCGCCACGGTGACGGAGGCCGAGTCGCCCTCGACGCCCTCGTAGGACTGGACGAACTGGATGTGGATGTCCTTCTCGGAGATGTCCTCGTCGCTGAACTTCTTGATGATCGCGCTGACGTTCTGGACCGCCTCCTCGGCGATCTCCTGCAGTTTCCCGGTCGCGATCACTTCGCCGGGGCCCTGACTGGGCGTCACCTCGGCCATGACCGGCATGACGATTCCGCTGTCTTCGCCCATCACGGCCAGGCCGTTGACGCGGCCGACCACGCTGCCGTCACTGACTGTCAGCTCGTAGTCCTTGCGCCGCTCGATGTAGTTGTCCGCAAGCTGCTGTTCGATCGAGCGCGAGCGTCGCTTGGCCTGCAGGACGTCCTCGCGTTCGGTGAACTCCTTGTCCTCCGCGCGGGCGATGTCGCCGGCGACGCGGACCAGCCCGCCGAGGTCTCGGAGTTTGAGCGTGAGGTGCTCCTTCCGCCCGGACCGACGCTGGGCCTCGAGGATGATCTCCTCGACGGCCTCCTCGGTGAAGTGAGGCAGGCGGCCGTCCTTCTCGACTTCCTGGGCGACGAACCGGGCGTACTTGCGTCGCATCTCCGGCTCGTCCTCGATGGTGTCGTCCATGTACACCTCGTACCCGTACCCCTTGATACGGGAGCGCAGGGCGGGGTGCATGTTCTCCATGGCGTCGAGGTTCCCCGCCGCGACCATGATGAAGTCCGTCGGGACGGGCTCGGTCTGGACCATTGCACCCGAGGAGCGCTCGGACTGGCCCGTGATCGAGAACTCCCCCTCCTGGATCGCGGTCATCAGCTTCTGCTGGGACCGGATGTCCAGCGTGTTCATCTCGTCGATGAACAGCACGCCCTTGTTGGCCTTGTGGATCGCGCCGGCCTCGACGCGGTCGTGGCTGGGCGTCTCCATGCCGCCGGACTGGAAGGGGTCGTGGCGGACGTCGCCCAGCAGTGCCCCGGCGTGTGCGCCGGTCGCGTCCTCGAAGGGTGCGACCTGCTGGTTGGCGTTGTTGACCAGCAGGTTCGGAATCATCGCGTCCGAACCGCGGTTCAGATAGCGGAAGACCAGGAAGACGATCCCGGCCGCGAGAATGCCCAGCAGGATACTCCGGGCGAAAAACAGCGCGTACCCGATGATCGCGATGATGATGATCCACATCAGGAACGACCGCATCTGGTTGCGCTTGCGGGCCTCCTCCTTGTGGGCGTCGACGATCTGTTCGCCCTTGCCCGCCGGCACGGTGCGGACCTTCGGCTCGTTGCCGTCGTCGGGGTTGTGATAGACCAGCACGTCCTGCAGGTCTTCCTTGGGCAGCAGCTGGCTCATCGCCTTCGCCAGCATCGACTTGCCCGTCCCGGGCGAGCCGATCATCATCACGTGGCGGCGCTGCTTTGCCGCCTTCTTGACGATGTCCCGGGCGTGGTCCTGGCCGATCACCTGATCGACCAGCCGGTCGGGGACCTCGATCTCCTCGGTCGTCTCGATGTCGAGTCCACCCAGCAGACCGTCCGCGTCGTCCTCGACCGTCGCCTCGTCGCCCTCGACGGAAACGCCGCTACCCAGATCGGTCTTCGTGTCGTCCCCGTCGGCGACCGTCTCGTCGGCCGCTGGTTCGACCTCGCCGGCAGTCGATTCGACTGTCTCCTCCTCGTCCGTCCGAGGGGACGATGCCTCGGTCTCGTCGTCGACGGCCCGTTCCGACTCGCTGTCGGCAGACGTCGTGCCGTCTCCGTCGGGGGTGCCGTCAGTGTCTGTGTGTTCGCTCATTCTATTCGTTGCTGTCACCAGTAGTCAGGGTCTGTCGACTGATATACTTTCTCCCCTCGGCCAGACGCTCCGTCTCCGATATTATGCCGCGAGACCGGCTGTAGGGCCAATATTCCAGTTTTTCACCGATCGATGAAACGACCCGTGTGCCGTCCGACGGACTCGCGGGCTTTATAAAACGTGCCGCCGAGGTACAACCAGAGTTATGACTCGTGGGTTCTATATCGGCCGCTTTCAGCCGTACCACAACGGCCACCACACGGTGATAGAGCACATCGCCGACGAGGTAGATGAACTTGTCCTCGGGATTGGCAGCGCCGATGTCTCGCACACGGTCCGTAACCCGTTCACGGCGGGCGAGCGGATCATGATGCTCACGAAGGCCGTCCGGGAGTTCGAGCGCGAACACGACCTGGTTACATACGTCGTCCCGATCGAGGACATCGACCGCAACGCCGTCTGGGCCGGCCACGTCGAGAGCATGTGCCCGGACTTCGATGTCGTCTACTCGAACAACCCGCTGGTGATCCGGCTGTTCGAGGAGGACGAGATCGAAGTTCGACAGTCACAGATGTTCGATCGCGAACGGCTGGAGGGAACCGACATCCGCGAGAGCATGATCGACGACGACCCCTGGCGCGATCGCGTACCCGATCCCGTCGTCGACGTCGTCGAAGAGATCAACGGCATCCAGCGGCTGCGAACGATCGCACAGGACGACGTCGTCGATCGCTGGGAAGCCGACGAGGACAACGAGCCGTAGTACTGCGAGTCGAGCGCTCGTTCGAGAGCCGTGGCGTCTCGACGTCCCCCGCGACGCAACCCCTATCAATGAGGACGCCGAGTGAACGGATATGTACGCCGACACGCTCGTTCTCGATGTCGACGGCGTCCTGGTGGACGTCGCCGGGTCCTATCGCCGTGCGATCGTCGAGAGCGTCGAACGGGTCTACGGGGAGACCATCGCCCAGCCCGCGATCCAGCAGTTCAAAGACGCCGGCGGGTTCAACAACGACTGGGAGCTGACCGACGCCGTCGCGCTGTACGTGCTGGCCGGCCGAGAGGGGTTCCCGCTGAGCATCGAGACCTTTACCGATCGCATCGCCGCCTCGGGCGGGGGACTGGCGGCGGCCCGGTCGGTCGTCGACGACGAACTCGACCCGGCACAGCGCGAGCGTGCGCTCGACGCCTGGGACCGCGACCGACTCCGGGACGTGTTCCAGCAACTGTATCTCGGATCGGAGCTCTACCGGGAGATCGAGGGCGGCTCGCCCGAACTGCACACCCGGGGATACATCCACGACGAGCCTGTCCTGCTCAATCCGGAGATCCGCGACGAACTGACCGACCGGTTCGCGATCGGGATCCTGACCGGTCGCCCCGCCGCGGAGGCCGACATCGCGCTCGAACGGGTCGGACTCGACGTGCCTGACGCCCACCGGTTCACGATGGACGACTGGGCGGCGAGCAAACCGGACCCGACCGCGTTGGTGACGCTCGCCGACCGGCTCGGCGGCACGGAAATCGCCTTCGTCGGGGACACGCTCGACGACATTCGGACGGCGGAAAACGCCGCCCGCGTGGACCCGGATCGAACGTACCGCGGGATCGGTGTGCTGACCGGCGGGCTCGACGGCGACGCCGGACGCGAGAAGTTCGAACGCGCCGGCGCGAGCGCGGTCGTCGAGTCGGTCGACGATCTGCCCGAACTGCTGGAGTCGATCGAGGAGACGCCGGCGGACTGATCGCGGAACGCTTAACCACTTCTCGGCAAAGGTACGCCTATGCGAATCGCGATACTCGGCGGGACGGGAGACATCGGCGAGGGACTGGCGCTGCGGTGGGGCTACGACACCGACCACGAACTCGTGATCGGGTCGCGCGAGGCCGACCGCGCCCGGGCCAAGGCCGACGAGTACGAGACGGAACTGGACAGTCGCGGCCGGGACGTGACCATCGAGGGGGCGCAAAACCCCGACGCCGCGGCCGACGCCGACGCGGTCGTTGCGGCGGTTCCGGCGTACCACCTCACGGATACGGTCGAAGCGGTCGCCGACAGGCTGGACGACGCGGTACTGGTCAGCCCCGCAGTCGGCATGCAACGTGACGGTGACGGGTTTCACTACAACCCGCCCAGCGCCGGTAGCGTGACCGCGCTGGCGGCCGACGCCGCCCCAGAGGACGTCCCCGTCGTCGGTGCGTTCCACAACCTCGCGGCCGGTCGTCTGGCGAACCTCGACGCCGACCTCGGGATCGACACGCTACTCGTCGGCGACGACTCCGACGCCAAGTCGATCGTCGCCGACCTGGCCGACGGGATCGAGGGATTGCGACCGCTCGATGCTGGCGGACTCGCGAACGCACCCGAGATCGAGGGGATCACGCCGCTTCTGATCAACGTCGCCCAGCACAACGACGGGCTGCACGACCTGGGCGTTCGGTTCGGCTAATACTGGTGGCTATACGTTCGGAAAGATATCTGGCACGACGGCGTGCCAGATCATTTCGAAATGGTATAGCCACCAGTATAACACGCCAACGCTCGGCTGACGACCGCTCGGCCCCAGCTGTCAGTGATGACGAGCAAGTGCGAACGCCGTTCCATTCCGTTCTATAATGCTGATGTTTATTAACTCAGGTCCGCTCAGTTAGCATATGACCGTCGCAAGCGTTTCGATGCCGGAGGAGTTGCTCGATCGGATCGACGAGTTCGCCGACGAACACGGCTACACGGGCCGCAGCGAGGTGCTTCGGGAGGCCGCGCGGAACCTCATGGGCGAGTTCGAGGACAAGCGACTCGAAGAGCGGGAACTGCTGGGGATCGTGACGGTGTTGTTCGATTACGAGACGTCTAACGCCGAAGAGCGGATGATGCAGTTGCGCCACGAGTACGACAGGCTCGTGGTTTCGAACTTCCACAGCCACGTCGGCGACCACCAGTGCATGGAACTGTTCATTCTCGAGGGCGGTCTGGAGGACATCTCGACGTTCGTCGGCAAGATCCGGGCGACGCAGGGGACGACGACCGTCGATTACTCCGTGACGCCAGTCGACGTCAATGTCGCATAACGGGGCTGTCAGAGGCTCGTTCGCGGCCGCTAGGCCGTGACCATCCAGGTCGTCGAGGAAGAGTAACCCCACTTTTCGATGTCGATGTCGAAGTCGCCGTCCTGGAGCGGGGCCATGTTCGTCCCGACCTCCTTGGCCGACATGCCGAGTTCCTCGCCGATGAGTCGCGACTTGAAGTAGGTCTGCGTGTCGGCGTGCTCCCGGAGGTACTCCAGGATCGACTGTTGTTTGTCCGTCAGCGTGGTCTGGGCTCCCCCGCTTCCGTGTCGTTGTGCCGTCGCGCTCATATCTCTCCGTACGCATGATCCCCTAATAGGGAGTTTGGTACGATCGGCTAACTCTCCGCTGTCTTGCGGTTTCACGGTCGCAATCGATCCCAGACGGCCCCACAGCGGACCAGCGTGACGGGAGTGGTAC
This window of the Halapricum desulfuricans genome carries:
- a CDS encoding TIGR01548 family HAD-type hydrolase produces the protein MYADTLVLDVDGVLVDVAGSYRRAIVESVERVYGETIAQPAIQQFKDAGGFNNDWELTDAVALYVLAGREGFPLSIETFTDRIAASGGGLAAARSVVDDELDPAQRERALDAWDRDRLRDVFQQLYLGSELYREIEGGSPELHTRGYIHDEPVLLNPEIRDELTDRFAIGILTGRPAAEADIALERVGLDVPDAHRFTMDDWAASKPDPTALVTLADRLGGTEIAFVGDTLDDIRTAENAARVDPDRTYRGIGVLTGGLDGDAGREKFERAGASAVVESVDDLPELLESIEETPAD
- the npdG gene encoding NADPH-dependent F420 reductase → MRIAILGGTGDIGEGLALRWGYDTDHELVIGSREADRARAKADEYETELDSRGRDVTIEGAQNPDAAADADAVVAAVPAYHLTDTVEAVADRLDDAVLVSPAVGMQRDGDGFHYNPPSAGSVTALAADAAPEDVPVVGAFHNLAAGRLANLDADLGIDTLLVGDDSDAKSIVADLADGIEGLRPLDAGGLANAPEIEGITPLLINVAQHNDGLHDLGVRFG
- a CDS encoding CopG family ribbon-helix-helix protein: MTVASVSMPEELLDRIDEFADEHGYTGRSEVLREAARNLMGEFEDKRLEERELLGIVTVLFDYETSNAEERMMQLRHEYDRLVVSNFHSHVGDHQCMELFILEGGLEDISTFVGKIRATQGTTTVDYSVTPVDVNVA
- a CDS encoding DUF7123 family protein gives rise to the protein MSATAQRHGSGGAQTTLTDKQQSILEYLREHADTQTYFKSRLIGEELGMSAKEVGTNMAPLQDGDFDIDIEKWGYSSSTTWMVTA